A single Lactuca sativa cultivar Salinas chromosome 8, Lsat_Salinas_v11, whole genome shotgun sequence DNA region contains:
- the LOC111919673 gene encoding uncharacterized protein LOC111919673 yields the protein MIIFLSIQPYLDFMLVNKKVYMELHVGDVLRFGHSTRLYIFQGPTDLMPLEKDMQSVKNLKIRQENRNMEATLLHAKREAPLADGISWGMDEDVVEENKVSSFFLFFLIENRSIDFLCLV from the exons ATGATTATATTCTTGAGCATCCAACCATATCTCGATTTCATGTTG GTGAATAAAAAGGTGTATATGGAGCTCCATGTTGGTGATGTTCTTCGATTTGGCCA TTCAACTAGGTTGTACATATTTCAAGGACCAACTGACTTAATGCCTCTG GAAAAAGACATGCAAAGTGTTAAAAATCTTAAAATTCGACAAGAGAATCGTAACATGGAAGCTACACTTCTACACGCAAAAAGAGAAGCACCACTTGCGGATGGTATTTCATGGGGCATGGATGAGGATGTGGTTGAAGAAAATAaggtttctagtttttttttgttttttttaatagaaaatagaTCTATAGATTTTTTATGTCTAGTTTAG
- the LOC111919674 gene encoding wound-induced protein 1, producing the protein MMRLLTGTDKEITDSFEFVPLSIDAFGSTVIVEGCDQRRDISWIHAWTVNSHGIITQVREYFNTSLTVTRFLNSTKPVSVTSLHCPSVWESSLANRIGKSVPGLVLAI; encoded by the coding sequence ATGATGCGATTGCTCACCGGAACTGATAAAGAAATCACCGACTCCTTTGAATTCGTGCCTCTTTCGATTGACGCCTTCGGATCTACAGTCATCGTCGAAGGCTGCGATCAACGCCGTGATATCTCCTGGATCCACGCCTGGACTGTCAACTCGCATGGGATAATCACACAGGTTAGGGAATACTTCAACACTTCCCTCACTGTCACTCGGTTCCTTAACTCTACCAAACCTGTTTCCGTTACTTCGTTACATTGCCCTTCCGTTTGGGAGAGTAGCCTCGCTAATCGCATCGGAAAATCTGTTCCTGGTTTAGTTTTAGCAATATAA